The Flavobacteriaceae bacterium 3519-10 genome includes a window with the following:
- a CDS encoding Alkaline phosphatase, with protein MFRKIQVIGMIVIAAVSLNAQKTKNTAPEKPKLVVGIVIDQMRWDFLYRYESKYGNGGFKRLMNDGYNLNNVMINYVPTVTALGHTSIYTGSVPSIHGIAGNDWTDRETGKNVYCTTDTSVKGVGASSEKIGAHSPHNLWSTTITDQLGIATNFRSKVVGISLKDRASILPAGHNPTGAFWFDEGTGHFVTSSYYMNELPQWLKNFNAQNWGEKLVANGWDTTLPINQYTESTADDVPWEQLLGSAKTTTFPYNSLASDYATKKGIIRTTPFGNTLTLKAAEAALDAYNMGRNTDTDFLAVNIASTDYVGHSFGPNSIEVQDTYLRLDKDLEAFFNMLDKKVGKNEYLVFISADHGGAHALGYMEANKMLTGLFDDGLQKNLEEELKQKYSYEKLIWGIDNYQIYLNHGLIRQNKLDANEIKENIIANLNRNPRVLYAVDLAKVRSSSIPEPIKSRIINGYNWQRSGDIQIISHDGMLPSYAKKGTTHSVWNSYDAHIPLIFMGAGVKKGTSSKPYSMTDIAPTIAQILKIENPSGNIGNPISEAIDK; from the coding sequence ATGTTCAGAAAAATTCAGGTAATTGGGATGATAGTTATTGCGGCGGTCTCCCTAAATGCTCAGAAAACCAAAAACACCGCACCCGAAAAACCAAAACTCGTCGTAGGCATCGTAATCGATCAGATGCGCTGGGATTTCCTTTACCGCTACGAAAGCAAGTACGGAAACGGCGGCTTCAAACGGCTGATGAATGACGGGTATAATCTTAATAATGTAATGATTAACTACGTTCCAACAGTAACTGCATTGGGGCATACTTCAATTTATACCGGCTCAGTTCCGTCCATCCACGGCATCGCAGGAAACGACTGGACTGACCGCGAGACCGGCAAAAATGTATATTGCACAACCGATACCAGTGTAAAAGGAGTAGGAGCGAGTTCTGAAAAAATCGGTGCGCATTCTCCGCACAATCTCTGGAGCACCACAATTACCGATCAACTCGGCATTGCTACTAATTTCAGATCGAAGGTTGTTGGCATTTCACTCAAAGACCGTGCGTCTATTTTGCCGGCAGGTCACAATCCGACAGGTGCGTTCTGGTTCGATGAAGGTACAGGCCATTTCGTAACGAGTTCTTATTATATGAACGAATTGCCACAGTGGCTGAAGAATTTCAACGCGCAAAACTGGGGCGAAAAACTTGTGGCCAATGGCTGGGACACCACTTTGCCGATAAATCAGTACACCGAAAGTACGGCCGATGATGTGCCGTGGGAACAACTTCTGGGAAGTGCAAAAACCACGACCTTTCCGTATAACAGTCTGGCTTCAGACTACGCCACGAAAAAAGGAATTATCAGAACTACACCTTTCGGCAATACTTTAACATTAAAAGCTGCTGAAGCCGCGCTTGATGCATATAATATGGGAAGAAATACGGATACCGATTTCCTTGCCGTCAATATTGCTTCCACCGATTATGTGGGACACTCGTTCGGGCCCAATTCAATTGAAGTGCAGGATACTTATTTAAGGCTCGACAAAGATCTGGAGGCGTTTTTCAACATGTTGGATAAAAAAGTAGGTAAGAACGAATACCTTGTTTTCATCTCCGCTGATCACGGTGGCGCGCACGCACTGGGTTATATGGAAGCAAATAAAATGCTTACCGGATTATTTGATGACGGTTTGCAGAAAAACTTAGAGGAAGAACTTAAACAGAAGTACAGCTATGAAAAACTGATTTGGGGAATCGACAATTATCAGATTTATTTAAATCACGGTTTAATCCGCCAAAATAAGCTTGATGCCAACGAAATTAAAGAAAATATAATCGCTAACCTTAACAGAAATCCACGGGTGCTGTACGCGGTTGACCTTGCGAAAGTTAGATCATCCTCAATTCCCGAACCGATAAAAAGCCGCATCATTAACGGCTACAATTGGCAGCGCAGCGGCGATATCCAGATTATCTCCCACGACGGAATGTTGCCGAGCTACGCCAAAAAAGGCACCACCCACAGCGTCTGGAACTCCTATGACGCACATATTCCTCTGATTTTTATGGGCGCCGGCGTAAAAAAAGGAACAAGCTCAAAACCATATTCAATGACGGATATTGCGCCAACCATCGCGCAGATCCTTAAAATTGAAAACCCAAGTGGTAACATCGGAAATCCGATTTCAGAAGCGATTGACAAATAG
- a CDS encoding putative lipoprotein codes for MKKYIFLLLASATLGLTSCSPFQVKSDYAETANFNTYKTYKLRIDDLKLNDIDKDRVLNEVSRQLQKKGLSVSESPDLIVNVKANHKKIQDIQSSRPYGMYGWGGPFGWGVGMNRTWTSNYNQGALILDLIDARTQKLVWQGTGSGISVDSPKSKQKQIPEIVAEIMANYPPQRK; via the coding sequence ATGAAAAAATATATTTTTCTGCTGTTAGCTTCGGCTACACTTGGACTTACCTCCTGCAGCCCGTTTCAGGTAAAATCTGATTACGCGGAGACCGCGAATTTTAACACATACAAAACGTATAAATTAAGAATCGACGACCTGAAACTAAACGATATTGATAAAGACCGTGTGCTGAATGAGGTTTCAAGACAGTTACAGAAGAAGGGCTTAAGCGTATCGGAATCGCCGGACCTTATTGTGAACGTGAAAGCCAATCATAAAAAAATTCAGGACATCCAATCTTCCAGACCTTACGGAATGTATGGCTGGGGCGGGCCATTTGGCTGGGGTGTTGGTATGAACAGAACCTGGACTTCGAACTACAATCAGGGTGCATTAATACTAGACCTTATAGATGCCAGAACCCAAAAGCTGGTTTGGCAGGGAACCGGAAGCGGAATTTCGGTAGATTCACCAAAATCCAAACAGAAACAGATCCCTGAAATCGTTGCTGAGATCATGGCGAATTATCCGCCTCAACGCAAATAA
- a CDS encoding Threonine dehydrogenase-related Zn-dependent dehydrogenase, translating to MLAMNFRGPFRVRADRNMPEPQIEHPQDAIVRVLRSCICGSDLHLYHGLVPDTRVGTTFGHEFIGEVVEIGSSVEKLKVGDKVMVPFNIACGKCAFCKQELYGNCHESNPMATAVGGIFGYSHTAGGFQGGQAEYARVPYADVGPTVIPDWMDNDDAVLLTDVVPTGYQAAEMAGIQEGDTVVVFGAGPIGIMAAKSAWLFGAGRVIVIDHLEYRLDFVAKYAQCEAYNFRSIGDPVVFIKTQTDSLGADVCIDAVGCEAKGDLMNTLLGTKLLMQGGSTTALHWAINGVKKGGIVSIVGVYGPIDALVPIGNVVNKGITIRANQAAVKRNLPKLIEHVKNGVLDPKQIITHRVPLEEVADAYHIFSQKLDNCIKTVLIPPTA from the coding sequence ATGTTAGCAATGAATTTCCGCGGACCTTTCCGCGTGCGTGCAGACCGCAATATGCCGGAGCCGCAAATAGAACATCCACAGGATGCCATCGTGCGGGTTTTAAGATCCTGCATTTGCGGATCCGACCTCCATCTTTATCACGGCCTTGTTCCCGATACACGCGTGGGCACTACGTTTGGGCATGAATTTATCGGCGAAGTTGTTGAGATTGGCTCGTCTGTAGAAAAACTGAAAGTGGGCGATAAGGTAATGGTACCTTTTAATATAGCCTGCGGAAAATGTGCCTTCTGCAAACAGGAACTCTATGGTAATTGCCATGAATCAAATCCAATGGCTACAGCTGTAGGCGGTATCTTTGGTTATTCGCACACAGCAGGCGGTTTCCAGGGCGGCCAGGCAGAATATGCCCGCGTTCCGTATGCGGATGTCGGGCCAACCGTAATTCCGGATTGGATGGATAATGATGATGCAGTATTGCTTACAGATGTGGTTCCTACAGGATACCAGGCTGCAGAAATGGCGGGCATTCAGGAAGGTGATACCGTTGTTGTATTTGGCGCAGGGCCAATTGGTATTATGGCGGCCAAAAGTGCATGGCTTTTTGGTGCGGGAAGAGTAATCGTAATCGACCATCTGGAGTACAGGCTTGATTTCGTAGCAAAATACGCACAATGTGAAGCCTATAATTTCAGAAGTATCGGCGACCCGGTGGTTTTCATAAAAACACAAACCGACTCCCTTGGTGCGGATGTTTGTATTGACGCGGTGGGCTGCGAAGCAAAAGGAGATTTGATGAATACGCTCCTCGGTACCAAACTTCTTATGCAGGGTGGTTCCACAACAGCACTGCACTGGGCTATTAACGGGGTAAAAAAAGGCGGAATCGTTTCTATCGTAGGAGTTTACGGCCCGATTGATGCCCTGGTGCCGATAGGTAACGTTGTGAATAAAGGAATTACGATCCGCGCAAACCAGGCAGCCGTCAAGAGAAATTTACCAAAACTTATTGAACATGTAAAAAACGGTGTTCTTGATCCAAAACAAATTATTACCCACCGTGTTCCACTTGAAGAAGTAGCGGATGCTTATCACATATTTTCTCAGAAACTCGATAACTGTATAAAAACAGTGCTGATTCCGCCAACAGCTTAA